From a region of the Nitrospira sp. genome:
- a CDS encoding carbohydrate ABC transporter permease gives MSRRILLAVGILVSVGLSLLPFLWFVLTSFKSQAAIEAIPPTWWPSGNLGFYRSALFDHRLFDYMLNSMVVAGSTTILALVFAIPAAYALARLTIPGKRGLLAVLLCVSMFPQMAIAGPIWRLLDSLGGLNHRWGVVLPYVALTLPLAIWILASFFKELPPELEDAARVDGCGPWGTLFRITLPLATPGIFTAAILILIYAWNEFFFALLILTQPEQQTLPVGIALFQGEFTMPWGELAAASVVATLPLIAVVLLCQRWIVSGLSAGAVKG, from the coding sequence ATGAGCCGCCGCATCCTGCTCGCCGTCGGCATTCTCGTTTCGGTCGGGCTCAGTCTCCTGCCGTTTCTGTGGTTCGTACTCACCTCGTTCAAATCTCAAGCCGCCATCGAAGCCATCCCGCCGACCTGGTGGCCGTCGGGCAACTTGGGATTTTATCGCAGCGCGCTGTTCGACCATCGCCTGTTCGACTACATGCTCAACAGCATGGTGGTTGCCGGCTCGACGACTATCTTGGCGCTGGTCTTCGCCATCCCTGCCGCCTATGCGCTGGCGCGGCTGACTATCCCCGGCAAGCGCGGTCTGCTCGCGGTGTTGCTCTGCGTGTCCATGTTCCCTCAGATGGCCATTGCCGGGCCCATTTGGCGGTTGCTCGACAGCCTGGGCGGACTCAACCACCGCTGGGGCGTCGTGTTACCGTACGTCGCACTAACCTTGCCGTTGGCGATTTGGATCCTCGCGAGCTTCTTTAAGGAGTTGCCGCCCGAGCTGGAAGATGCTGCGCGCGTGGACGGCTGCGGGCCTTGGGGCACGCTGTTTCGTATCACGCTGCCGCTGGCGACGCCGGGGATTTTTACGGCCGCGATTTTGATTCTGATTTATGCCTGGAACGAATTCTTCTTTGCCCTCTTGATACTCACTCAGCCGGAACAACAGACCTTGCCTGTGGGCATCGCACTCTTCCAAGGAGAATTCACCATGCCTTGGGGCGAGCTGGCCGCGGCGTCGGTGGTCGCCACTCTGCCCTTGATTGCCGTGGTGCTCCTGTGTCAGCGGTGGATTGTGAGCGGGCTCTCCGCCGGGGCCGTCAAGGGATGA
- the ugpC gene encoding sn-glycerol-3-phosphate ABC transporter ATP-binding protein UgpC codes for MAELELRAVSKSFRDQQVLRDVSLLVPDGSFTILLGPSGCGKSTLLRIIAGLDHQTAGEVFIDGNPVDHLPPAERDIAMVFQQYALYPHLSVRENLAFALKMRRVPRDTIETRISEAAQLLDIQPLLDRKPKDLSGGQRQRVAMGRAIVRKPKLFLFDEPLSNLDAQLRTSTRIELKKLQQRLGATMIYVTHDQVEAMTLGDRIVVIEGGQIHQADEPQRTYAAPADPFVASFIGTPPMNLWEGTLTMDDGHATFRSHDMVLSLPGDVVDASPASRTSITIGIRPEDIVLHEVPQAIAVEAQVELVEDLGADLVLHCAIGSLKLMVRAGRSMTFNEGVTVHLWFPLTQLHLFIDNRRSDPPVASSP; via the coding sequence GTGGCTGAACTCGAACTGCGTGCGGTTTCCAAATCGTTCCGTGACCAGCAGGTTTTGCGCGACGTATCATTGCTGGTTCCCGACGGGAGCTTCACCATTCTGCTCGGCCCATCCGGCTGCGGAAAATCCACACTGCTGCGGATTATCGCCGGGCTCGACCACCAGACCGCCGGCGAGGTGTTCATCGACGGCAACCCGGTGGATCACTTGCCTCCTGCCGAACGCGACATTGCCATGGTGTTTCAGCAATACGCGCTCTACCCGCACCTTTCCGTTCGTGAGAACCTGGCCTTTGCGCTGAAGATGCGGCGAGTCCCGCGCGATACCATTGAAACCCGCATCAGCGAAGCCGCGCAATTACTCGACATTCAACCGCTCCTGGACCGCAAACCCAAGGATCTCTCCGGCGGGCAGCGACAACGCGTCGCCATGGGACGAGCCATTGTGCGCAAGCCGAAGTTGTTCCTCTTTGACGAACCGCTGTCCAATCTCGATGCGCAACTGCGCACCTCGACGCGGATTGAGTTGAAGAAACTGCAGCAACGCCTGGGCGCCACCATGATTTATGTCACCCACGACCAGGTTGAAGCGATGACGCTTGGCGACCGCATCGTCGTGATCGAAGGCGGCCAGATTCACCAGGCCGACGAGCCGCAACGGACCTATGCGGCGCCGGCAGACCCGTTCGTCGCCTCCTTCATCGGCACCCCGCCCATGAACCTCTGGGAGGGAACCCTGACCATGGATGACGGGCACGCGACCTTCCGAAGTCATGACATGGTGCTCTCCCTCCCGGGCGATGTCGTGGATGCGTCTCCCGCATCAAGGACTTCGATCACGATCGGAATTCGGCCGGAAGACATTGTCCTTCACGAGGTCCCACAGGCGATAGCCGTCGAGGCGCAGGTGGAACTCGTGGAGGATCTCGGGGCCGATCTGGTCTTGCACTGCGCGATCGGTAGTCTGAAGCTAATGGTTCGCGCCGGCCGGAGTATGACGTTCAACGAGGGCGTGACTGTGCACCTCTGGTTCCCCTTGACGCAACTGCACCTGTTCATCGACAACCGCCGATCCGATCCTCCCGTCGCCTCATCCCCTTGA
- a CDS encoding DnaJ domain-containing protein, producing the protein MATAQRGYYEILGIPREASADDIKKAFRRRAREIHPDLHTGAKKTEMEKKFKELNEAHEVLSDPDKRKKYDQYGQNWEQAEAYEKARQQAGAQAGRGGPAGGFSGGDFGDIFETFFGGRGRGGGGAGTAGFAVDGEDLETDVHLSMHDVLTGVTRRIDLTERVTCKACGGSAIVRGRPCVVCGGSGTQAEKRTIEVRIPAGVENETRVRIAGKGQPGVNGGKAGDLYLRVHLQTNGVFRQKGSDIHVTLPVWPWEAALGADVMAPTLTEPVKVKIPAGSKADGKLRLKGKGLPTATGDRGDLFLKLKIVMPSAVSDEERALYEQLSRSRHSDPRADILAASKRSSS; encoded by the coding sequence ATGGCGACAGCACAACGCGGCTATTACGAAATTCTCGGGATTCCGCGCGAGGCCTCGGCCGACGACATCAAGAAAGCCTTTCGTCGTCGCGCCCGTGAGATCCACCCCGACCTCCATACCGGCGCGAAGAAAACGGAGATGGAGAAGAAGTTCAAAGAACTGAACGAAGCGCATGAGGTGCTATCGGACCCCGATAAGCGAAAAAAATACGATCAATACGGCCAGAACTGGGAACAGGCCGAGGCCTATGAAAAAGCCCGCCAGCAAGCAGGCGCCCAAGCGGGACGCGGCGGACCCGCCGGTGGATTCAGCGGCGGCGACTTCGGTGATATTTTCGAGACGTTTTTCGGCGGTCGTGGGCGGGGCGGCGGAGGGGCGGGAACCGCGGGATTTGCCGTCGATGGCGAGGACTTGGAAACCGACGTGCACCTCAGCATGCATGACGTCTTGACCGGCGTCACCCGCCGAATCGATCTGACGGAGCGCGTCACGTGCAAGGCCTGCGGCGGCAGCGCCATCGTTCGAGGGCGGCCCTGCGTGGTCTGCGGAGGGTCCGGGACGCAGGCGGAAAAACGTACCATTGAAGTCCGGATTCCCGCCGGCGTCGAAAACGAGACTCGGGTTCGCATTGCAGGCAAAGGCCAACCAGGTGTGAACGGAGGCAAAGCTGGCGATCTCTATCTGCGTGTTCATCTGCAGACGAATGGCGTGTTCCGGCAAAAGGGCTCCGACATTCATGTGACGCTCCCGGTCTGGCCCTGGGAAGCGGCGTTGGGCGCCGACGTCATGGCCCCGACATTGACTGAACCGGTGAAGGTCAAAATTCCCGCCGGCAGTAAGGCCGACGGTAAGCTGCGCCTCAAGGGAAAGGGCCTGCCCACCGCCACCGGCGACCGGGGCGATCTGTTTCTCAAACTGAAAATCGTCATGCCCTCCGCCGTCTCCGACGAGGAACGTGCGCTCTACGAACAACTGAGCCGCAGTCGCCACAGCGATCCGCGCGCGGACATTCTCGCCGCATCCAAACGCAGTTCATCCTGA
- a CDS encoding NAAT family transporter, with protein MTMVEYALLAFSSLFVIVDPIAVVPAFLAMTPRDSVAQRLRTARVACLVTVGLLTGFALFGQTLLKLLGISLPAVQIAGGLILLLVSLDMLRAQRSTVQETAAETAAGTSKDDIAVTPLAIPMLAGPAAISTVILLETQATTWALRAVLLACLVLIGLASYSILAIGARSAKWLNPIAEKIIARLMGLLLAALAVQFMVNALTGDQGLLRGLTGH; from the coding sequence ATGACGATGGTCGAATACGCGCTCCTCGCGTTCAGTTCGCTGTTCGTCATCGTGGATCCCATCGCCGTGGTCCCGGCCTTTCTGGCCATGACGCCGCGAGATTCCGTGGCCCAGCGGCTTCGAACCGCGCGGGTCGCCTGCCTCGTGACCGTCGGCCTGTTGACCGGCTTCGCATTGTTCGGCCAGACCTTGCTCAAACTCCTAGGAATTTCCCTACCCGCCGTCCAAATCGCCGGCGGGCTCATTCTGTTGCTGGTCTCGCTGGACATGTTGCGCGCGCAACGGTCCACAGTTCAGGAAACCGCCGCAGAAACCGCTGCCGGCACGAGCAAGGACGACATCGCGGTCACCCCGCTGGCCATTCCCATGCTCGCGGGACCGGCCGCGATCTCGACCGTCATTTTGTTGGAAACCCAGGCCACCACCTGGGCGCTGCGCGCGGTATTGCTGGCATGCCTTGTACTGATCGGACTGGCGAGTTACAGTATATTGGCGATCGGCGCACGCAGCGCGAAGTGGCTGAATCCCATTGCCGAGAAAATCATCGCTCGCTTGATGGGGCTGTTGCTGGCGGCGCTGGCCGTTCAATTTATGGTGAATGCCCTCACCGGTGACCAGGGCTTGCTCCGTGGGCTGACAGGACATTAA
- a CDS encoding PepSY domain-containing protein, translated as MIKHLAIPALMVAALCVTTTPAWSDKGHKGKDEKCDVADLVKDAKVTIDQAIKTALDAVPGTAVEAELEKKHDKTVWEVEVLGADGAMTEVHIDAATGAVIDKEAKHEKHEKKEKHEKKDKH; from the coding sequence ATGATCAAGCACCTGGCAATCCCCGCGCTGATGGTAGCGGCGCTGTGTGTTACGACGACTCCCGCCTGGAGCGACAAGGGGCACAAGGGCAAGGACGAGAAGTGTGATGTCGCCGACTTGGTGAAAGATGCCAAAGTCACCATCGACCAAGCGATCAAAACCGCACTGGACGCAGTTCCTGGTACGGCGGTCGAAGCCGAGCTTGAGAAGAAGCACGACAAGACCGTCTGGGAAGTTGAGGTGCTTGGAGCCGACGGCGCGATGACGGAAGTGCACATCGACGCCGCAACCGGCGCCGTCATCGACAAAGAAGCCAAGCACGAGAAACACGAGAAGAAAGAAAAGCACGAGAAGAAGGACAAGCATTGA
- the ilvD gene encoding dihydroxy-acid dehydratase encodes MTTDPRHKSHNLLDGPGRAPARAMLKAVGFTDADLERPLIGVANTWIEVMPCNFHLRRLSERVKAGIRAAGGTPIEYNTIAVSDGISMGTEGMKASLISREVIADSIELVARGHLFDGVVALSGCDKTIPGTVMALCRLNVPSLMLYGGSIMPGQFQGHDVTIQDVFEAVGKHASGKMSNAELKDLEDHACPGPGACGGQFTANTMAIAFEFLGISPMGRNGVPAMDQRKDDVAFECGKLVMDLLKKDIRPKQIITRRSIENAIAAVATTGGSTNAVLHLLAVAREMGVRLTIDDFDKINRKVPLLADLKPGGRFTAADLYAAGGTTLVAKRLVDAKILHPDQITVSGRTIGEEAKSAAEQPNQQVLRPITQPIKPTGGLVILKGNLAPDGCVVKVAGHSIMHFSGPAKVYEREEDAFKAVQAGKIKAGDVVVIRYEGPSGGPGMREMLGVTAAIVGAGLGDSVALLTDGRFSGATHGLMAGHVAPEAIKGGPIGAVKTGDIITFDIAKRRLDVNVTQKELAARLKKVKHPAPRYISGVMGKYARHVSSASEGAVTS; translated from the coding sequence ATGACGACCGACCCTCGACACAAAAGCCACAACCTGCTCGACGGACCGGGCCGCGCGCCGGCCCGCGCGATGTTGAAAGCCGTCGGCTTTACCGATGCCGACCTCGAACGCCCGCTGATCGGCGTCGCCAACACCTGGATTGAAGTCATGCCCTGCAACTTTCACCTGCGCCGCTTATCGGAGCGGGTCAAAGCTGGCATCCGCGCGGCAGGCGGCACCCCGATCGAATACAACACCATCGCGGTCTCCGACGGCATTTCCATGGGCACCGAGGGCATGAAGGCCTCGCTCATCAGCCGCGAGGTCATCGCCGATTCCATCGAGCTCGTCGCACGCGGGCACCTCTTCGACGGCGTCGTTGCCCTTTCGGGATGCGATAAGACCATTCCCGGCACAGTCATGGCGCTCTGCCGGTTGAACGTGCCATCCCTCATGCTGTACGGCGGCTCCATCATGCCCGGGCAGTTCCAGGGGCACGACGTCACCATTCAGGACGTCTTCGAGGCGGTCGGCAAACATGCGTCCGGCAAAATGTCGAACGCCGAATTGAAAGACTTGGAAGATCACGCCTGCCCCGGGCCCGGCGCCTGCGGCGGCCAGTTCACGGCCAATACGATGGCCATTGCGTTTGAGTTCCTTGGCATCTCGCCGATGGGGCGTAACGGCGTGCCGGCTATGGACCAGCGCAAGGATGACGTGGCGTTCGAATGCGGCAAACTGGTCATGGACCTGCTCAAGAAAGACATTCGCCCGAAACAGATCATCACGCGCCGCTCTATCGAGAATGCCATCGCCGCCGTGGCGACGACCGGCGGATCGACGAATGCCGTCTTACACCTGCTGGCTGTCGCGCGCGAGATGGGCGTGCGTTTGACCATCGACGATTTCGACAAGATCAATCGAAAGGTGCCGCTGCTGGCCGATCTCAAGCCGGGCGGCCGATTCACCGCCGCGGATCTCTATGCGGCTGGAGGCACTACCCTGGTCGCCAAACGGTTGGTCGACGCCAAAATCCTGCACCCGGACCAGATCACCGTCAGCGGGCGAACTATTGGTGAAGAAGCCAAGTCCGCCGCAGAGCAGCCTAATCAGCAGGTCTTGCGCCCGATTACGCAGCCGATCAAGCCGACGGGCGGCCTCGTCATTCTGAAAGGCAACCTGGCGCCTGATGGATGCGTCGTCAAAGTAGCCGGTCACTCCATCATGCATTTCAGCGGACCGGCGAAGGTCTACGAGCGCGAAGAAGATGCCTTCAAGGCCGTGCAGGCCGGGAAGATCAAGGCCGGCGATGTCGTCGTGATCCGGTACGAAGGACCGTCCGGCGGGCCCGGCATGCGGGAGATGCTCGGGGTCACCGCGGCGATCGTCGGCGCGGGACTCGGTGATTCCGTGGCACTGCTGACCGACGGACGGTTCTCAGGAGCTACCCACGGCCTGATGGCGGGACACGTGGCGCCGGAAGCCATCAAGGGCGGTCCGATTGGGGCCGTGAAGACCGGCGATATCATCACGTTCGACATTGCGAAACGGCGGCTGGATGTCAACGTGACGCAGAAAGAACTCGCCGCCCGCTTGAAAAAGGTCAAACACCCGGCGCCCCGCTATATCTCCGGCGTGATGGGGAAATATGCCCGCCACGTCTCTTCCGCCTCTGAAGGCGCGGTAACCAGCTAG